The region CAAAGAGAAGATCTGCGGAGAAATCAGGTGACGTCGCACTCCTTGATTCATTATTAAAGGAAAAACAAAAATTTCTTAAGAGGGCACATCCATGAAACACGATTTTGATTATTTCGAGTACCTCGGCAATTACGATGAAGAGCGGGAAGACATGTATTTAGACACTGATTCTGCGGAGAAGACCATTGATGAGGAAGAGGAAGGCAAGCAGCCTGATTTTATTGAGGGCGAAAAGGACCCCGTACGCATATACCTGAAGGAAATGAGCAGCGTGCCTCTGCTTACGAGGGAGGGAGAAGTTGAGATTGCAAAAAAGATCGAGGAGGGAAGAGAGATTATCTACAGGGTCATTTTTTCCCTTCCCTTCTCACTGAAAAAGATCATAGAACTCGGAGAAATCATAAAGAAGGAAGAGGTCCCGCTGGGAGACATCGTGCAGATCGGCGAAGAAGATACGGATCAGGACCTCCAGATGGAGCGAAAAAGATTCTTTGATATCACAACAGAAATAGACGACCTGAACAAAAAACGGAAAGGATATCTCAGGAAACTGAAGGATACCTCAGACCGGACACCTTTACGAAAATCTTCAAAGAAAGCATCTCTTCACACATCGTCAAGGAATGCGAAATCCGTCATCAGAATGCTGGAAGAAAACAGGCACAGGATTCTGGAAAAAGTCCGCGATCTGAAATTGAAAGACGACGTCATTCTGGCTTTTTCAGCTGAACTGAAAAAATCTGTCAACGAAATAGAGACGCTGCAGAAGAAGATCTCGTTCCTGAACAAGAAGGCAAAATACTCGCAGCACTCGCTCGAAAAAGACCGACAGTTGCTCAAAAATAAGATCCAGAAAAAAGAAATCCTCTTCGGCATGAAATCTGTTGAGATGAAAAAAGCCCTTAAGGTTCTTATGCAGGGTGAGTTGGAAGTATCAGAAGCCAGACGGGCTTTGATAGAAGCAAATCTGAGGCTGGTCATCAGTATCGCAAAACGCTACCTTGGGAGAGGGCTGAGCTTCTCCGATCTCATTCAGGAAGGGAACAGCGGTCTCATGCGGGCAGTC is a window of Nitrospirota bacterium DNA encoding:
- the rpoD gene encoding RNA polymerase sigma factor RpoD, with protein sequence MKHDFDYFEYLGNYDEEREDMYLDTDSAEKTIDEEEEGKQPDFIEGEKDPVRIYLKEMSSVPLLTREGEVEIAKKIEEGREIIYRVIFSLPFSLKKIIELGEIIKKEEVPLGDIVQIGEEDTDQDLQMERKRFFDITTEIDDLNKKRKGYLRKLKDTSDRTPLRKSSKKASLHTSSRNAKSVIRMLEENRHRILEKVRDLKLKDDVILAFSAELKKSVNEIETLQKKISFLNKKAKYSQHSLEKDRQLLKNKIQKKEILFGMKSVEMKKALKVLMQGELEVSEARRALIEANLRLVISIAKRYLGRGLSFSDLIQEGNSGLMRAVDKFEYKRGYKFSTYATWWIRQAITRALADQSRTIRIPVHMVETINKITKVSRELVQDLGREPTSREIADKLKLPVEKVDGILRISKEPISLETPVGEEDSHLMDFIEDKAMLSPLDFAIKDDMKNKINKILCSLPPKEEKIIRKRFGIGVDVPLTLEEVGNEFEVTRERIRQIEVKAIRKLKHPSRSKWLREFIEKP